Proteins encoded in a region of the Eubalaena glacialis isolate mEubGla1 chromosome 20, mEubGla1.1.hap2.+ XY, whole genome shotgun sequence genome:
- the LOC133081346 gene encoding beta-citrylglutamate synthase B-like, whose translation MVMDEVVLTTEQGNLGLRIKGELITAYPQVVVVRVPTPWVQSDSDITVLRHLEKMGCKLMNRPQAILNCGNKFWTFQELAGHGVPLPDTFSYGGHENFAKMIDEAEVLEFPMVVKNTRGHRGKAVFLARDKHHLADLSHLIRHEAPYLFQKYVKESHGRDVRVIVVGGHAVGTMLRCSTDGRMQSNCSLGGVWMVCSLSEQGKQLAIQVSNILGMDVCGIDLLMKDNGSFCVCEANANVGFIAFDKACNLDVAVIMADYAASLLPSGRLTWRMSLLSTVSTANETSEQELGPPANTAVDNMSASSSSVDSDPETTERELLTKLPGGLSNMNQLLANEIKLLVE comes from the coding sequence ATGGTGATGGATGAGGTGGTGCTAACAACTGAGCAAGGAAACCTGGGTCTTCGTATCAAAGGAGAACTAATTACTGCTTACCCTCAGGTGGTGGTAGTGAGAGTACCAACCCCTTGGGTGCAAAGTGATAGTGACATTACTGTTTTGCGCCATCTAGAGAAGATGGGATGCAAGTTGATGAACCGACCTCAAGCCATCCTGAACTGTGGTAATAAGTTTTGGACGTTTCAAGAGTTGGCAGGTCATGGTGTTCCTCTGCCAGATACTTTCTCTTATGGTGGTCATGAAAATTTTGCTAAAATGATTGATGAAGCTGAGGTACTGGAGTTCCCAATGGTAGTGAAGAATACACGGGGTCATAGAGGCAAAGCAGTTTTCTTGGCTCGCGATAAGCACCATTTGGCTGATCTAAGCCATCTTATTCGCCATGAAGCTCCATACCTGTTTCAGAAGTATGTTAAAGAGTCTCATGGAAGGGATGTACGTGTCATTGTTGTGGGAGGCCATGCGGTTGGCACCATGTTACGCTGTTCAACAGATGGGAGGATGCAAAGCAACTGCTCACTAGGTGGTGTGTGGATGGTGTGCTCCTTGAGTGAACAAGGGAAACAGCTAGCTATCCAGGTGTCTAACATCCTGGGAATGGATGTGTGTGGCATCGACCTGTTGATGAAAGACAACGGCTCCTTCTGTGTCTGCGAGGCCAATGCAAATGTAGGTTTCATAGCCTTTGATAAGGCTTGTAATCTGGATGTAGCTGTTATCATGGCGGACTATGCCGCCTCCCTTCTGCCCTCTGGCCGGCTCACCTGGCGTATGTCCCTGCTCTCCACGGTGTCCACGGCCAATGAGACTAGTGAGCAGGAGCTGGGTCCCCCAGCCAACACTGCTGTCGACAACATGAGCGCAAGTTCCAGCTCTGTTGACAGCGACCCTGAAACCACGGAGCGAGAGCTGCTCACCAAGCTCCCAGGGGGCCTATCCAACATGAACCAACTGCTAGCCAATGAAATCAAACTCCTGGTGGAGTGA